A portion of the Rhodanobacter sp. AS-Z3 genome contains these proteins:
- a CDS encoding DUF2059 domain-containing protein, whose product MHKWTGFAVATVLAFAAAGQAHAAQPSEKQVHELFDVMHMDGMFTQMNTQMAGMMGQALPCVPTSYWQDFMDASSRQQLLGQMVPIYQRHFTAQDVDGLLKFYRSPLGQKVITQMPVTMAEGMKVGQDWGRARAQAMIEKLRQKGTLEANGRCPASPAAMPAAVPAPKSGR is encoded by the coding sequence ATGCACAAATGGACAGGCTTTGCCGTTGCGACCGTGTTGGCGTTTGCTGCCGCTGGTCAAGCGCATGCCGCGCAGCCAAGCGAGAAGCAGGTGCACGAGTTGTTTGACGTGATGCATATGGACGGCATGTTTACCCAGATGAATACCCAGATGGCTGGCATGATGGGGCAGGCTTTGCCCTGCGTACCGACGTCGTATTGGCAGGATTTCATGGACGCCAGCAGTCGCCAGCAGTTGCTGGGTCAGATGGTGCCGATCTACCAGCGCCACTTCACCGCGCAGGATGTGGACGGATTGCTGAAGTTCTACCGCTCGCCGCTGGGTCAGAAAGTCATCACGCAAATGCCGGTGACCATGGCCGAGGGTATGAAGGTTGGCCAGGACTGGGGCCGTGCGCGGGCTCAGGCGATGATCGAAAAGTTGCGGCAGAAAGGCACACTGGAGGCGAATGGCCGCTGTCCAGCCAGTCCAGCAGCCATGCCGGCCGCGGTGCCGGCGCCGAAATCCGGCCGCTGA
- a CDS encoding acetyl-CoA C-acyltransferase, with product MSDVSVVIVGSKRTAIGSFLGQFTGVPTPKLGAVAIRAALAQSGVAPADVSEVIMGCVLPANLGQAPARQAALAADLPVGAGCTTINKVCGSGMKAIMLGHDLIKAGSATVVVAGGMESMTNAPHMVNARTGIRYGDGQLVDHMAWDGLTNPYDGKSMGVFGELCADKYHFTREDQDAFAIESVNRAKAAQQNGAFAGEIVPVTVSGRKGDVVIDTDEQPGRSDVAKIPTLKAAFRKENGTITAASSSSISDGAAALVLLSADDANKRGLKPLARIVAHATHSQEPEWFTTAPVGAMQKVLEKAGWKVEDVDLFEINEAFAVVAMTPMKEMGIPHEKLNVNGGACALGHPIGASGARLVVTLLNALQVRGLKRGVASLCIGGGEATAIAVERID from the coding sequence ATGTCGGATGTCAGCGTCGTCATCGTCGGTTCGAAGCGCACAGCGATCGGCTCGTTCCTGGGCCAGTTCACCGGCGTCCCCACTCCCAAGCTGGGCGCCGTTGCGATACGCGCCGCACTGGCGCAGTCCGGCGTGGCGCCGGCTGACGTGAGTGAAGTCATCATGGGTTGCGTGCTGCCCGCCAACCTTGGCCAGGCTCCCGCGCGTCAGGCAGCACTGGCTGCCGACCTTCCCGTCGGCGCCGGCTGCACCACCATCAACAAAGTCTGTGGCTCGGGCATGAAGGCGATCATGCTGGGTCACGACTTGATCAAGGCCGGCTCGGCCACCGTGGTGGTAGCCGGCGGCATGGAGTCGATGACCAACGCACCGCACATGGTCAACGCGCGTACCGGTATTCGTTATGGCGATGGCCAGCTGGTCGACCACATGGCCTGGGACGGTTTGACCAACCCTTACGACGGCAAGTCGATGGGCGTGTTCGGCGAACTGTGTGCGGACAAGTATCACTTCACCCGCGAGGATCAGGACGCGTTCGCGATCGAATCGGTCAACCGCGCCAAGGCCGCGCAGCAGAACGGCGCGTTCGCCGGCGAGATCGTGCCGGTGACGGTGAGCGGCCGCAAGGGCGACGTGGTGATCGACACCGACGAACAACCGGGCCGTTCCGACGTGGCCAAGATCCCCACACTGAAAGCCGCCTTTCGCAAGGAGAACGGCACGATCACCGCAGCCAGCTCGTCCAGCATTTCCGATGGCGCTGCTGCATTGGTGCTGCTTTCTGCCGACGACGCCAACAAGCGTGGACTGAAGCCGCTGGCGCGTATCGTGGCGCACGCCACCCATTCGCAAGAACCGGAATGGTTCACCACCGCGCCGGTCGGTGCCATGCAGAAGGTACTCGAGAAGGCCGGCTGGAAAGTCGAAGACGTTGATCTGTTCGAGATCAATGAAGCGTTCGCCGTGGTTGCGATGACGCCGATGAAGGAAATGGGCATTCCGCACGAGAAGCTCAACGTCAATGGCGGTGCCTGCGCGCTGGGTCATCCCATCGGTGCCAGCGGCGCGCGACTGGTAGTGACGTTGTTGAATGCACTGCAGGTACGCGGCCTGAAGCGTGGCGTGGCTTCTCTGTGCATCGGCGGTGGCGAGGCCACGGCAATCGCCGTCGAACGCATCGATTGA
- a CDS encoding carboxyl transferase domain-containing protein: MSVIASQIDPRSPEFHASSQQLRAVVEDLQRELARTAEGGGSKAREKHVARGKLLPRERIRALLDPGSPFLELSPLAAHGMYDDAAPAAGLITGIGRVNGIEVVVVANDATVKGGTYFPMTVKKHLRAQEVALENRLPCVYLVDSGGAFLPLQDEVFPDKEHFGRIFYNQARMSALNIPQIAVVMGSCTAGGAYVPAMSDETIIVREQGTIFLGGPPLVKAATGEVVDAETLGGADVHTAISGVADHFAENDAHALAIARDIVGHLNRSKPMPLALRAPVEPKYPAEELYGVIPADTRRPFDIREVIARIVDGSEFHEFKARYGKTLVCGFAHIHGYPVGIVANNGILFAESALKGAHFIELCNQRNVPLVFLQNITGFMVGKKYEQAGIAKDGAKMVTAVACSHVPKFTVVIGGSFGAGNYAMCGRAYGARFLWMWPNARISVMGGEQAASVLATVKRDGIEAKGGQWSADEEEAFKAPLRDQYERQGHPYYASARLWDDGIIDPVDTRRVLGLAISASMNAPIEPQRYGVFRM; this comes from the coding sequence ATGAGCGTCATTGCATCGCAGATCGATCCCCGTTCACCCGAGTTCCACGCCAGCAGCCAACAGTTGCGGGCCGTGGTTGAGGACCTGCAGCGCGAGCTTGCACGTACCGCCGAAGGTGGCGGCAGCAAGGCGCGCGAAAAGCACGTTGCCCGTGGCAAGCTGCTGCCGCGCGAGCGCATCCGCGCCCTGCTCGACCCCGGCTCACCGTTTCTGGAACTGTCGCCACTGGCCGCTCATGGCATGTACGACGATGCGGCTCCGGCCGCCGGCTTGATCACCGGTATCGGCCGGGTCAACGGCATCGAGGTGGTGGTGGTTGCCAATGACGCCACGGTCAAGGGCGGTACCTATTTCCCGATGACGGTGAAGAAGCATCTGCGCGCGCAGGAAGTCGCGCTGGAAAATCGGCTGCCCTGCGTTTATCTGGTCGACTCCGGCGGCGCGTTCCTGCCGCTGCAGGACGAAGTGTTTCCGGACAAGGAACACTTCGGCCGGATCTTCTACAACCAGGCACGCATGTCCGCGTTGAACATTCCACAGATTGCCGTGGTGATGGGCTCGTGCACGGCCGGTGGCGCCTATGTGCCGGCAATGAGTGACGAAACGATCATCGTGCGCGAACAAGGCACGATCTTCCTCGGCGGCCCGCCGCTGGTGAAGGCGGCGACCGGCGAGGTGGTGGATGCCGAGACGCTGGGCGGCGCCGACGTGCACACGGCCATCTCTGGTGTGGCCGATCATTTCGCGGAGAACGACGCTCACGCGCTGGCAATCGCCCGCGACATCGTCGGCCATCTCAACCGCAGCAAGCCGATGCCGCTGGCGCTGCGCGCTCCGGTCGAGCCGAAATACCCCGCCGAGGAACTGTACGGCGTGATTCCCGCCGACACCCGACGCCCGTTCGATATTCGCGAAGTGATTGCGCGCATCGTCGACGGTTCCGAGTTCCACGAGTTCAAGGCGCGCTACGGCAAAACCCTGGTCTGCGGCTTCGCGCACATCCACGGCTACCCGGTCGGCATCGTTGCCAACAACGGCATTCTGTTCGCCGAGAGCGCACTGAAGGGCGCGCACTTCATCGAACTGTGCAACCAGCGCAACGTGCCGCTGGTGTTCCTGCAGAACATCACCGGCTTCATGGTCGGCAAGAAATACGAACAGGCCGGCATTGCGAAGGACGGCGCCAAGATGGTCACCGCGGTGGCCTGTTCCCACGTGCCGAAGTTCACCGTGGTGATCGGCGGCAGTTTCGGTGCTGGCAACTACGCCATGTGCGGCCGTGCCTATGGCGCGCGCTTCCTGTGGATGTGGCCGAACGCGCGCATCAGCGTGATGGGTGGCGAACAGGCCGCGTCGGTGCTGGCCACGGTAAAGCGTGACGGCATCGAGGCTAAAGGCGGGCAATGGTCAGCCGATGAAGAAGAAGCGTTCAAGGCACCACTGCGCGATCAATACGAACGCCAGGGACATCCTTACTACGCCAGCGCGCGCCTTTGGGACGACGGCATCATCGATCCGGTGGACACTCGCCGCGTGCTGGGACTGGCCATTTCCGCGTCGATGAACGCCCCCATTGAGCCACAGCGTTATGGCGTGTTCCGCATGTAA
- the rpmA gene encoding 50S ribosomal protein L27 yields the protein MAHKKGVGSSRNGRDSNPKYLGVKIYGGQAIEAGNIIVRQRGTQFHPGVGVGLGRDHTLFALIDGTVKFAVRGDKNRRFVDVVQA from the coding sequence ATGGCACATAAAAAAGGCGTAGGTTCCAGCCGCAACGGTCGCGATTCGAACCCGAAATACCTCGGCGTCAAGATCTACGGTGGCCAGGCCATCGAAGCCGGCAACATCATCGTGCGTCAGCGCGGCACCCAGTTCCATCCGGGTGTGGGCGTGGGTCTGGGTCGTGACCACACGTTGTTTGCGCTGATCGACGGCACCGTCAAGTTCGCCGTCCGCGGCGACAAGAACCGCCGTTTCGTCGACGTCGTCCAGGCGTAA
- the cgtA gene encoding Obg family GTPase CgtA: protein MKFVDEANIKVMAGDGGNGCISFRREKFIPFGGPDGGDGGFGGSIWLVADEGLNTLIDFRHQRSFKAKRGENGMGSQMYGKGGEDTTIRVPVGTMITNVDTDEVIGDLTSHGQRMLVAQGGKGGLGNIHFKTSVNRAPRKATPGTPGDARELKLELRLLADVGLLGFPNAGKSTFIRAVSAATPRVADYPFTTLHPNLGVVSLGTDSSFVIADIPGLIEGASEGAGLGIQFLRHVSRTSLLLHIVDMAPIDGTNVAGQVRAIEQELEKFNPELLERPRWLVLNKADLLAEDERQAAAEKIIAELGWSEPWFVVSAATRDNTMPVCQQVQRFFESQREESKERTDMLPTDVRLRGEAPQA from the coding sequence ATGAAATTCGTCGACGAAGCAAACATCAAGGTTATGGCCGGTGACGGCGGCAATGGCTGCATCAGCTTTCGCCGCGAAAAGTTCATCCCGTTCGGTGGTCCCGATGGTGGCGACGGTGGCTTCGGCGGCTCGATCTGGCTGGTGGCCGACGAAGGCCTGAACACGCTGATCGACTTCCGTCACCAGCGCAGCTTCAAGGCCAAGCGCGGCGAGAATGGCATGGGCAGCCAGATGTACGGCAAGGGCGGCGAAGACACCACGATCCGCGTGCCGGTCGGCACCATGATCACCAACGTCGACACCGATGAAGTCATCGGCGACCTGACCAGCCACGGCCAGCGCATGCTGGTGGCCCAGGGCGGCAAGGGTGGTCTGGGCAATATCCATTTCAAGACGTCGGTGAACCGTGCGCCGCGCAAGGCCACGCCGGGTACGCCCGGTGATGCGCGCGAGCTGAAGCTCGAATTGCGCCTGCTCGCCGACGTCGGTCTGCTCGGCTTCCCGAATGCGGGCAAGTCGACCTTCATTCGTGCGGTGTCGGCGGCGACGCCGCGGGTGGCAGACTACCCGTTCACCACCTTGCACCCGAACCTCGGCGTGGTCAGCCTGGGCACCGACTCCAGCTTCGTGATCGCCGATATTCCGGGCCTGATCGAAGGCGCTTCCGAGGGTGCCGGGCTGGGCATCCAGTTTCTGCGCCATGTGTCACGCACCAGCCTGCTGTTGCATATTGTCGACATGGCGCCGATCGACGGTACCAATGTTGCCGGGCAGGTGCGCGCGATCGAGCAGGAGCTGGAAAAATTCAACCCCGAATTGCTCGAGCGTCCCCGCTGGCTGGTGCTGAACAAGGCCGACCTGCTGGCTGAGGACGAGCGTCAGGCCGCGGCGGAGAAGATCATCGCCGAGCTGGGCTGGTCCGAGCCGTGGTTTGTGGTGTCTGCAGCGACCCGCGACAACACCATGCCGGTATGCCAGCAGGTGCAGCGTTTCTTCGAGTCCCAGCGTGAAGAGAGCAAGGAGCGCACCGACATGCTGCCGACCGACGTGCGTTTACGCGGGGAAGCCCCGCAGGCCTGA
- a CDS encoding S8 family serine peptidase, which translates to MALSLAACGGGGSVKPAPPPVVPSAPPAPPPAPPPAPPPSSQPPLDAQLSITNTYAAHSQGYTGAGVTIGVVDSGIMRNHPALVGRVTKELIYVDSSTNNTAIDDVVGHGTWVSQIAAGQAFDQFPGGIAPGASLVSARIISDTTPKDDGSGKGNPVTADDAQFFAQTLNPALVSAGVQVMNNSWGGIYWDTTNASINQAFAQAYQPFVVQHGGLVVFAAGNDSRGDPSDIASLPTLAPQLEQGWLVAVAVDSNHPSQLASYSNACGKAMNYCLAAPGDVIVSDKNAVAGTKPTYWVVSGTSFASPEVAGAAALVWQAFPYFNNDLVRQTLLGTADDLGAAGVDPIFGYGELNVGRAVNGPAQFNWGDVTVNLTDNSTWGNTISGAGGLIKQGSGTLTLSQRANYTGLTQIQGGTLAANGLSGDVSIGAQGTLSGSDVAGNVTNAGTFEVARNRASTITGNYTQQSGGQLSVNLGSTLLVTGTASLNGGNLYVRGTNDNYVVNSRTEVLDATGGLSGTFGAVTTPSNVLLQAVLNYDAHDAWLDVSQVTVTAVQGMSYSAASYGSAQRVQGAFDELNRQLGSGGSAAVPVTGSFIDGAASLQHTASVGALQQSLQSLSGQLHAASAAMTFQAIDAGTQALSDRFEQLLDAPVAGGWTQSLGYQGDMSRRGYNRVGYDLSGFLVGADQRVGSNGFAGYALSQSQGLGRLEESADQGHSHAMEAMLYGGVVRNAWYAMGRFGVGNYRETMRRRVQLGEQSAGLSSDDNGRYGVAYAESGYRLSLGRTAITPYFNLQYAQVQRDGFNEVGANGFGLKSAAQATARWQAGAGLRASREWLLPGAGSLSLQGHALWQQSFGLRGEVFNASFSGIDQFAPLGGIGLSRYGGVLGTTLDWKMTPRASLQFGYDRYTGQRQQAQMATANFSWTF; encoded by the coding sequence ATGGCGTTGAGCCTGGCTGCGTGCGGTGGTGGCGGCAGCGTCAAACCGGCGCCACCACCGGTAGTTCCCAGTGCGCCGCCCGCGCCGCCGCCTGCACCGCCGCCCGCTCCACCGCCAAGCAGCCAGCCGCCACTGGACGCGCAACTGTCGATCACCAACACCTATGCCGCGCATAGTCAGGGTTACACCGGCGCTGGCGTCACCATCGGTGTGGTCGACAGCGGCATCATGCGTAATCATCCAGCGCTGGTCGGACGGGTGACTAAGGAACTGATCTACGTTGACTCCAGCACCAACAACACGGCGATCGACGATGTCGTCGGCCACGGCACCTGGGTTTCGCAGATCGCTGCCGGTCAGGCTTTTGACCAGTTTCCCGGCGGCATCGCGCCGGGCGCCAGCCTGGTCTCCGCGCGCATCATCAGCGACACCACGCCGAAAGACGATGGCTCCGGCAAGGGCAATCCCGTCACCGCCGATGACGCCCAGTTCTTCGCGCAAACCTTGAACCCGGCACTTGTCAGCGCTGGCGTGCAGGTGATGAACAATTCCTGGGGCGGCATCTACTGGGATACCACCAACGCCAGCATCAATCAGGCTTTCGCCCAGGCTTATCAGCCCTTTGTAGTGCAGCACGGCGGCTTGGTGGTGTTTGCGGCGGGCAACGATTCGCGCGGTGATCCCAGCGATATTGCCAGCCTGCCCACGCTGGCGCCGCAACTGGAACAAGGCTGGCTGGTGGCGGTGGCGGTGGACAGCAACCATCCCAGTCAGTTGGCGAGTTACTCCAACGCCTGCGGCAAGGCGATGAATTACTGCCTGGCTGCGCCGGGCGACGTGATCGTGAGCGACAAGAATGCCGTCGCGGGCACCAAGCCGACTTACTGGGTCGTCAGCGGCACCTCGTTTGCGTCGCCGGAAGTGGCCGGCGCAGCGGCGCTGGTGTGGCAGGCGTTTCCCTATTTCAACAACGATCTGGTGCGGCAGACCTTGCTGGGCACAGCCGACGACCTGGGTGCAGCCGGAGTGGATCCGATCTTCGGCTACGGCGAGCTGAACGTTGGCCGCGCAGTGAACGGGCCGGCCCAGTTCAACTGGGGCGACGTGACAGTCAACCTCACCGACAACTCCACCTGGGGCAACACCATCAGTGGCGCTGGTGGCCTGATCAAGCAGGGCAGCGGCACGCTGACGCTCAGCCAGCGCGCCAACTACACCGGCCTCACCCAGATACAAGGCGGTACGCTGGCGGCGAATGGGTTGTCCGGCGATGTCAGCATCGGTGCCCAGGGCACGCTCAGTGGCAGCGACGTGGCGGGCAACGTGACCAACGCCGGTACGTTCGAAGTTGCGCGCAATCGGGCCAGCACGATCACCGGCAACTACACGCAGCAAAGCGGTGGACAGCTTTCGGTGAATCTGGGTTCGACCTTGCTGGTTACCGGCACTGCGAGCTTGAACGGCGGCAACCTCTATGTGCGCGGCACCAATGACAATTACGTGGTGAACTCGCGCACCGAAGTGCTGGATGCCACCGGCGGGCTCAGCGGCACGTTCGGTGCGGTTACCACGCCGTCCAACGTGCTGTTGCAGGCCGTGTTGAATTACGACGCCCATGACGCGTGGCTCGACGTCTCGCAGGTCACCGTCACTGCCGTGCAGGGCATGAGCTATTCCGCCGCCTCGTATGGCAGCGCGCAGCGCGTGCAGGGCGCGTTCGACGAGCTCAATCGGCAGTTGGGTTCGGGTGGGTCGGCGGCCGTGCCGGTCACTGGTTCCTTTATCGACGGTGCAGCCAGTCTGCAGCACACCGCATCAGTCGGCGCGCTGCAACAGTCGCTGCAAAGTCTCAGCGGGCAGCTGCATGCGGCCAGCGCGGCGATGACGTTCCAGGCGATCGATGCCGGTACGCAGGCGCTGTCCGATCGCTTCGAGCAGTTGCTCGATGCGCCGGTCGCCGGCGGTTGGACGCAAAGTTTGGGGTATCAGGGCGATATGTCGCGCCGTGGCTATAACCGTGTCGGCTACGACCTCAGCGGCTTTTTGGTCGGCGCCGATCAACGCGTGGGCAGCAATGGTTTTGCCGGCTATGCGCTGAGCCAGAGTCAGGGTTTGGGCCGGCTGGAAGAAAGCGCGGACCAGGGTCACAGTCATGCGATGGAAGCCATGCTGTATGGCGGTGTCGTGCGGAATGCGTGGTACGCGATGGGGCGCTTCGGCGTCGGCAACTATCGCGAGACGATGCGTCGGCGCGTCCAACTCGGCGAGCAGTCAGCGGGTTTGAGCAGCGACGACAATGGTCGCTACGGTGTCGCCTACGCCGAAAGCGGTTACCGGCTTTCACTGGGACGCACGGCGATCACGCCATATTTCAACCTGCAATATGCGCAGGTGCAGCGCGATGGCTTCAATGAAGTGGGTGCGAATGGTTTCGGCCTGAAGTCCGCCGCCCAGGCCACCGCACGCTGGCAAGCCGGCGCTGGCTTGCGTGCGTCACGCGAATGGTTGTTGCCCGGTGCCGGCAGTTTGAGTTTGCAGGGCCACGCGTTGTGGCAGCAGTCATTCGGCTTGCGCGGCGAAGTCTTCAACGCCAGCTTCAGTGGCATTGATCAGTTTGCGCCGCTTGGTGGCATCGGCTTGTCGCGTTACGGCGGCGTGCTCGGAACCACGCTGGACTGGAAAATGACGCCGCGCGCCAGCCTGCAGTTCGGCTACGACCGTTACACCGGCCAACGCCAGCAGGCGCAGATGGCCACGGCGAATTTCAGCTGGACGTTCTGA
- a CDS encoding J domain-containing protein, with translation MSPFDLLGLTDDADERAIKRAYAQRLRGTRPEDDAPGFQRLHAAYQAALEYCREAPRSPIEPPALLPDEASVVPATTTSAIAVEPIVLPPFDPAAFCSEAFERAAADEAAALQLWLAEQPALWSLQLKMQTSHYLMEQLYLHEPPMSAACMEALLRFFDLDHALAGHDPLALVQLERRTRLAWQLQSSAEAVLASRLEIQTSSQRWRAHWILSQLQRPFEWPRVLWLGLYPANPGMIADFVENVSDHHPEDLPATIDRTQLTFWRAAARRQPISRPRLFLGIFRSAIILLLAMLLAPLLSYAFTDSIALQPMLIAVGVLMIPCAAWALWIGWSALDHWHIEGGSLPADRSARTYLVPAMCVGGIMLDALFEGGVGLLLFVPSLWLAMRRYWYQHPSRLAIFRPGNVRLMLVLSIFLLRGVLQTKLGDDAVSLGEIIAAVAMLAWAADLWKQRKHQVAID, from the coding sequence ATGTCGCCATTCGACCTGCTCGGTCTGACTGACGATGCCGACGAACGAGCCATCAAACGAGCCTACGCGCAACGCTTGCGCGGCACCCGGCCGGAAGACGATGCGCCGGGCTTTCAGCGTCTGCATGCGGCGTATCAGGCGGCACTGGAATACTGCCGTGAGGCGCCGCGCTCGCCGATAGAGCCGCCTGCCCTGTTGCCAGACGAAGCCTCGGTCGTGCCTGCGACGACCACGTCGGCGATAGCTGTCGAGCCGATTGTGCTACCTCCTTTTGATCCCGCCGCCTTCTGCAGCGAGGCGTTCGAACGTGCCGCGGCCGATGAGGCAGCCGCGCTGCAACTGTGGCTGGCAGAGCAGCCAGCGCTGTGGTCACTGCAGCTCAAGATGCAGACCAGTCATTACCTGATGGAGCAGCTGTACCTGCACGAACCGCCGATGTCGGCCGCGTGCATGGAGGCGTTGCTGCGCTTCTTCGACCTCGACCACGCTCTGGCCGGGCACGATCCGCTGGCCCTGGTGCAACTCGAGCGGCGCACGCGACTGGCCTGGCAATTGCAAAGCAGCGCTGAGGCCGTCCTCGCTTCGCGGCTGGAAATTCAGACCTCATCGCAACGCTGGCGGGCGCACTGGATACTGAGCCAACTGCAACGACCGTTCGAGTGGCCTCGTGTCTTGTGGCTTGGCTTGTATCCCGCCAACCCGGGCATGATTGCCGATTTCGTGGAGAACGTCAGCGACCATCATCCCGAGGATCTGCCCGCCACGATCGATCGTACCCAACTGACCTTCTGGCGGGCTGCAGCCCGGCGTCAGCCGATCAGCCGACCGCGATTGTTTCTGGGTATTTTTCGCAGCGCGATCATCCTGCTGCTGGCGATGTTGCTGGCTCCTTTGCTGAGCTACGCGTTCACCGACAGCATTGCGCTGCAGCCGATGCTGATCGCCGTTGGCGTATTGATGATTCCCTGCGCCGCGTGGGCCTTGTGGATCGGCTGGTCGGCACTCGACCATTGGCATATCGAAGGAGGATCACTGCCCGCAGACAGATCGGCGAGGACCTATCTGGTGCCTGCGATGTGTGTCGGCGGGATCATGCTCGATGCCCTGTTTGAAGGCGGCGTCGGCCTCTTGCTGTTCGTGCCTTCGCTATGGCTGGCGATGCGCCGTTACTGGTACCAGCACCCGAGCCGGCTTGCCATCTTCCGCCCGGGCAATGTGCGACTCATGCTGGTTCTGTCCATCTTCCTGCTGCGCGGCGTGTTGCAGACGAAGCTCGGCGACGATGCTGTTTCGCTGGGCGAAATCATCGCAGCTGTGGCGATGCTGGCGTGGGCCGCGGATCTGTGGAAACAACGCAAACACCAGGTCGCCATCGACTGA
- a CDS encoding molecular chaperone HscC — protein sequence MIVGIDLGTTHSLIGCYDEAGPRLFANALGELLTPSVISVDEAGQVIVGQPALDRMVSHPQVSVASFKRWMGSPRETRLGVHNFRPEELSALILRSLIADAEAALGEKVREAVISVPAYFSDAQRKATRAAGELAGIRVERLINEPTAAALAYGLREKPDGARFLIFDLGGGTFDVSVLEMFDGVVEVHASAGDNFLGGEDFLDLLEQACRADLELDDSQLDASQRGQLRRRLEVAKRSLGSHGHAGIELSLGERQLSWQIDEERFTRLADPLIQRMRAPLERAMRDARLKPEQLDEIVLVGGASRMPLVARTVSRMFGRLPLRHVNPDQAIALGACVAAGLKSRNQHLDEVILTDVCPYSLGTEVARRDEHGRAITGFFEPIIERNSTVPVSREQTFWPISDRQKQLQLDVYQGESPLVERNIKLGELTVDIDPALSTQQNAVTVRFTYDINGVLQVEALVHASARRYELLLEQNPGLLDAQQIRARLAVLDEIKIHPRSKQENLAMLARAERLYEEHLLAREQLQDWILRFRAALESQDEAIIREHRREFSRALDALESV from the coding sequence ATGATTGTTGGCATTGACCTGGGCACTACCCATTCGCTCATTGGCTGCTACGACGAAGCCGGTCCGCGGCTGTTCGCCAATGCGCTGGGAGAACTACTTACCCCTTCGGTGATCAGTGTCGACGAGGCCGGTCAGGTCATCGTCGGCCAACCGGCGCTGGATCGAATGGTGAGTCATCCACAGGTGAGCGTGGCCAGCTTCAAGCGCTGGATGGGCTCACCACGTGAAACCCGGCTAGGCGTGCACAACTTCCGCCCGGAAGAGCTTTCCGCACTGATTCTGCGTTCGCTGATCGCCGACGCGGAGGCTGCGCTCGGCGAAAAAGTTCGCGAAGCGGTGATCAGCGTTCCCGCTTATTTCTCCGATGCGCAGCGCAAGGCGACGCGCGCCGCCGGCGAGCTGGCCGGCATTCGTGTCGAGCGATTGATCAATGAACCCACCGCCGCGGCGCTGGCCTATGGCCTGCGTGAAAAACCCGATGGCGCGCGCTTCCTGATCTTCGATCTGGGCGGCGGCACCTTTGATGTATCGGTGCTGGAAATGTTCGACGGCGTGGTCGAAGTGCACGCCAGTGCCGGCGACAATTTTCTTGGCGGCGAGGATTTTCTTGACCTGCTCGAACAGGCCTGCCGTGCCGATCTGGAACTTGACGACAGCCAGCTCGACGCCAGCCAGCGCGGCCAGTTGCGGCGACGGCTGGAAGTGGCAAAACGATCGCTCGGCAGTCACGGCCATGCCGGCATCGAGTTGTCACTGGGCGAACGGCAACTGAGCTGGCAGATCGACGAAGAGCGCTTCACGCGGCTAGCCGATCCGCTGATACAACGCATGCGCGCGCCGCTGGAACGGGCGATGCGCGATGCCCGCCTGAAACCGGAACAGCTGGATGAGATCGTGCTGGTCGGCGGCGCCAGCCGAATGCCGCTGGTAGCCAGAACGGTGTCGCGCATGTTCGGCCGGTTGCCGCTGCGTCACGTAAATCCGGACCAGGCCATTGCACTGGGCGCTTGCGTTGCCGCCGGATTGAAGTCGCGCAACCAGCACCTCGATGAAGTCATTCTTACCGACGTTTGTCCGTATTCATTGGGCACCGAGGTGGCTCGCCGCGATGAGCACGGGCGAGCGATAACCGGCTTTTTCGAACCAATCATCGAACGCAACAGCACCGTCCCGGTAAGTCGCGAACAAACATTCTGGCCGATCAGCGATCGCCAGAAGCAATTGCAACTGGACGTCTATCAGGGCGAGAGCCCCTTGGTGGAACGGAACATCAAACTGGGCGAACTGACGGTGGATATCGATCCCGCCCTGTCGACCCAACAGAACGCAGTCACGGTACGCTTCACCTACGACATCAATGGCGTGCTGCAGGTGGAAGCGCTGGTGCATGCCAGCGCACGCCGCTATGAACTGCTGCTGGAACAGAACCCCGGCCTGCTCGATGCACAGCAGATACGCGCACGTCTGGCCGTGCTTGACGAGATCAAGATTCATCCGCGCAGCAAGCAGGAAAACCTTGCCATGCTGGCACGTGCCGAACGTCTGTACGAGGAACACCTGCTCGCCCGCGAGCAGTTGCAGGACTGGATACTGCGTTTCCGTGCGGCACTGGAAAGCCAGGATGAGGCGATCATTCGCGAGCACCGTCGCGAATTCAGTCGTGCGCTGGACGCGCTGGAATCAGTCTGA
- the rplU gene encoding 50S ribosomal protein L21 has product MSYAVIKTGGKQYRVMQGDVLRVELLTAEEGATISFDQVLMVGTGESVVVGAPVVEGATVSATVRKHGRADKIRIIKFRRRKHYKRQQGHRQHFTEIEITGINA; this is encoded by the coding sequence ATGAGTTACGCAGTCATCAAGACTGGCGGCAAGCAGTACCGCGTCATGCAGGGCGACGTCCTGCGCGTGGAGCTGTTGACCGCCGAAGAAGGCGCCACCATCAGTTTCGACCAGGTGTTGATGGTCGGTACCGGTGAGTCGGTCGTCGTTGGCGCGCCGGTTGTAGAGGGCGCCACCGTCAGTGCCACCGTGCGCAAGCACGGCCGTGCCGACAAGATCCGCATCATCAAATTCCGCCGCCGCAAGCACTACAAGCGGCAGCAGGGTCACCGTCAGCATTTCACCGAAATCGAGATCACGGGCATCAACGCCTGA